In the genome of Mugil cephalus isolate CIBA_MC_2020 chromosome 21, CIBA_Mcephalus_1.1, whole genome shotgun sequence, one region contains:
- the arhgap18 gene encoding rho GTPase-activating protein 18 isoform X2, producing the protein MTPHGKRKQENSAHLKYFGRRTGHYSLEQNQSAPHGDRHRSTADGTKAGSVDSSPLPKPSYISGSRSLPASSPKPGSSPKPGSSPKSGSSPRHSLNSRSRPQPQCQRHNSQDSLEELEMDDYWKEVENITSSGGQGAGRGEGGGEGEVPEEEQQKVPEEGEQEEAWLTQAGLARLFDDSLAADQDQEEDSAVFLSTLTRTQAAAVERRVATVQQTLQRRRNRQHLPDVRDIFRPPDKVEEPHKLKGGSENGQKDASSAETETELNVEVAFSEQALSYKDNHQRLRVTTSLNSPDDKLPNFKVLRDKTGLTKMGDLSPLDMKKVRRLVLVEMTALFDTAGIDLKAHKAIKVKTKESGLFGVPLSTLLDLDQKRAPGTKVPFILQRLIAHIEDEGLDTEGLLRIPGAATRVKSLCQELESSFYDGMFPWQQLKQHDAASLLKLFIRELPHSLLTVEYLNAFIAVNKLPTKKQQLQALNLLVLLLPDANRDTLKALVEFFQRVIDHQAKNKMTLNNVSVVMAPNIFMFKGLRFKVTEQQEISMAARTANIVRLLIRYQNLLWTIPKFIMNQVRQQNMESQRKQNKERAVRKLLKKITTDKPPDKALPEESSPGVIRVHAPQLSKVSMVVQLTEELQAVDVLARFLSQDSSVAAKKEELCLYEIGGNIKERCLDGETYMKDLFHLNPTAEWVIKATQR; encoded by the exons ATGACACCGcacggaaaaagaaaacaggaaaatagtGCTCATCTGAAGTATTTTGG CCGCAGAACAGGTCATTACAGTCTCGAGCAGAACCAGAGCGCGCCTcatggagacagacacagatcCACCGCCGACGGTACGAAAGCTGGAAGCGTTGACTCGTCACCACTCCCCAAACCAAGCTACATATCTGGCTCCAGGTCGCTGCCTGCCTCCAGTCCCAAGCCTGGCTCCAGCCCTAAGCCTGGCTCCAGCCCCAAGTCTGGCTCCAGCCCCAGGCACAGTCTCAACTCCAGGTCCAGACCCCAGCCCCAATGTCAGCGCCACAACTCTCAG GACTCCCTGGAGGAGCTAGAAATGGACGACTACtggaaggaggtggagaacaTCACCAGCTCAGGAGGACAAGGTGCAGGGAggggagaaggtggaggagaaggagaagtcccagaggaggagcagcaaaAAGTTCCTGAAG aaggagagcaggaggaggcgtGGCTTACACAGGCGGGGCTTGCAAGGCTCTTTGATGATTCATTGGCTGCTGACCAGGACCAG GAAGAGGACAGTGCAGTGTTCCTGTCCACGCTCACCAGAACTCAGGCGGCGGCCGTGGAACGGCGCGTGGCGACGGTGCAACAGACGTTGCAACGGCGGCGCAACCGGCAACACCTTCCTGATGTTCGGGATATATTCAGACCTCCAGACAAG gtTGAGGAGCCTCACAAACTCAAAGGAGGAAGTGAGAATGGACAAAAGGATGCATCCTCAGCTG AAACGGAGACGGAGCTGAACGTTGAGGTGGCGTTTTCGGAGCAGGCGCTCTCTTACAAGGACAACCACCAACGGCTGAGAGTCACCACCAGCCTTAACTCACCTGACGACAAACTGCCG AACTTTAAGGTTCTCCGGGATAAAACAGGTCTGACCAAAATGGGAGATCTGTCTCCTCTGGATATGAAAAAG GTGCGCAGACTGGTGCTCGTGGAGATGACTGCACTGTTTGACACAGCCGGGATAGACCTGAAAGCGCACAAAGCTATCAAAGTTAAGACTAAAG AGAGTGGCCTGTTTGGAGTTCCACTTTCCACTTTATTGGATCTGGACCAGAAGCGGGCTCCTGGGACCAAAGTGCCATTCATACTGCAGAGG CTAATTGCTCATATCGAGGATGAAGGACTAGACACAGAGGGGTTGCTGCGAATCCCTGGAGCGGCCACTAGAGTCAAG TCACTGTGCCAGGAGCTCGAATCATCGTTCTATGACGGgatgtttccatggcaacagttGAAGCAGCACGATGCTGCTAGCCTTTTGAAGCTGTTCATCAGGGAGCTGCCCCATTCCCTGCTCACTGTGGAGTACCTCAACGCATTTATTGCTGTCAACA AGCTCCCCACCAAAAAGCAACAGCTGCAGGCTTTGAACCTGCTGGTCCTTTTGTTGCCCGACGCCAATCGAGATACGCTGAAG GCATTGGTGGAGTTTTTCCAGCGAGTCATTGACCATCAGGCCAAGAATAAAATGACCCTGAACAACGTCTCTGTTGTCATGGCACCCAACATCTTCATGTTCAAAGGCCTTCGGTTCAAGGTTACAGAGCAACAGGAAATCTCCATGGCAGCCAGAACAGCCAACATCGTTCGGCTATTGATCAGATACCAGAATCTTTTGTGGACA ATCCCCAAGTTTATTATGAACCAAGTCAGGCAGCAAAACATGGAGAGTCAGcggaaacaaaataaagagagagCTGTGCGGAAACTGCTGAAGAAGATTACCACTGATAAACCGCCTGATAAAGCTCTCCCTGAG GAGAGTTCGCCGGGGGTTATTCGAGTCCACGCGCCCCAGTTGAGCAAAGTTTCTATGGTAGTTCAGCTTACAGAAGAGCTGCAGGCTGTTGATGTGCTAGCACGCTTCCTGAGCCAAGACAG TTCAGTGGCAGCGAAAAAAGAGGAGCTGTGTCTCTATGAGATTGGTGGAAACATCA AGGAGAGATGCTTAGATGGCGAAACCTACATGAAAGACCTCTTCCACCTGAACCCGACAGCGGAGTGGGTCATCAAAGCTACACAGCGATAG
- the arhgap18 gene encoding rho GTPase-activating protein 18 isoform X1, with translation MSRQQQESQGVVLTGYHSNAELLPQTGPCASSCPQDPEPSVASRRTGHYSLEQNQSAPHGDRHRSTADGTKAGSVDSSPLPKPSYISGSRSLPASSPKPGSSPKPGSSPKSGSSPRHSLNSRSRPQPQCQRHNSQDSLEELEMDDYWKEVENITSSGGQGAGRGEGGGEGEVPEEEQQKVPEEGEQEEAWLTQAGLARLFDDSLAADQDQEEDSAVFLSTLTRTQAAAVERRVATVQQTLQRRRNRQHLPDVRDIFRPPDKVEEPHKLKGGSENGQKDASSAETETELNVEVAFSEQALSYKDNHQRLRVTTSLNSPDDKLPNFKVLRDKTGLTKMGDLSPLDMKKVRRLVLVEMTALFDTAGIDLKAHKAIKVKTKESGLFGVPLSTLLDLDQKRAPGTKVPFILQRLIAHIEDEGLDTEGLLRIPGAATRVKSLCQELESSFYDGMFPWQQLKQHDAASLLKLFIRELPHSLLTVEYLNAFIAVNKLPTKKQQLQALNLLVLLLPDANRDTLKALVEFFQRVIDHQAKNKMTLNNVSVVMAPNIFMFKGLRFKVTEQQEISMAARTANIVRLLIRYQNLLWTIPKFIMNQVRQQNMESQRKQNKERAVRKLLKKITTDKPPDKALPEESSPGVIRVHAPQLSKVSMVVQLTEELQAVDVLARFLSQDSSVAAKKEELCLYEIGGNIKERCLDGETYMKDLFHLNPTAEWVIKATQR, from the exons CCGCAGAACAGGTCATTACAGTCTCGAGCAGAACCAGAGCGCGCCTcatggagacagacacagatcCACCGCCGACGGTACGAAAGCTGGAAGCGTTGACTCGTCACCACTCCCCAAACCAAGCTACATATCTGGCTCCAGGTCGCTGCCTGCCTCCAGTCCCAAGCCTGGCTCCAGCCCTAAGCCTGGCTCCAGCCCCAAGTCTGGCTCCAGCCCCAGGCACAGTCTCAACTCCAGGTCCAGACCCCAGCCCCAATGTCAGCGCCACAACTCTCAG GACTCCCTGGAGGAGCTAGAAATGGACGACTACtggaaggaggtggagaacaTCACCAGCTCAGGAGGACAAGGTGCAGGGAggggagaaggtggaggagaaggagaagtcccagaggaggagcagcaaaAAGTTCCTGAAG aaggagagcaggaggaggcgtGGCTTACACAGGCGGGGCTTGCAAGGCTCTTTGATGATTCATTGGCTGCTGACCAGGACCAG GAAGAGGACAGTGCAGTGTTCCTGTCCACGCTCACCAGAACTCAGGCGGCGGCCGTGGAACGGCGCGTGGCGACGGTGCAACAGACGTTGCAACGGCGGCGCAACCGGCAACACCTTCCTGATGTTCGGGATATATTCAGACCTCCAGACAAG gtTGAGGAGCCTCACAAACTCAAAGGAGGAAGTGAGAATGGACAAAAGGATGCATCCTCAGCTG AAACGGAGACGGAGCTGAACGTTGAGGTGGCGTTTTCGGAGCAGGCGCTCTCTTACAAGGACAACCACCAACGGCTGAGAGTCACCACCAGCCTTAACTCACCTGACGACAAACTGCCG AACTTTAAGGTTCTCCGGGATAAAACAGGTCTGACCAAAATGGGAGATCTGTCTCCTCTGGATATGAAAAAG GTGCGCAGACTGGTGCTCGTGGAGATGACTGCACTGTTTGACACAGCCGGGATAGACCTGAAAGCGCACAAAGCTATCAAAGTTAAGACTAAAG AGAGTGGCCTGTTTGGAGTTCCACTTTCCACTTTATTGGATCTGGACCAGAAGCGGGCTCCTGGGACCAAAGTGCCATTCATACTGCAGAGG CTAATTGCTCATATCGAGGATGAAGGACTAGACACAGAGGGGTTGCTGCGAATCCCTGGAGCGGCCACTAGAGTCAAG TCACTGTGCCAGGAGCTCGAATCATCGTTCTATGACGGgatgtttccatggcaacagttGAAGCAGCACGATGCTGCTAGCCTTTTGAAGCTGTTCATCAGGGAGCTGCCCCATTCCCTGCTCACTGTGGAGTACCTCAACGCATTTATTGCTGTCAACA AGCTCCCCACCAAAAAGCAACAGCTGCAGGCTTTGAACCTGCTGGTCCTTTTGTTGCCCGACGCCAATCGAGATACGCTGAAG GCATTGGTGGAGTTTTTCCAGCGAGTCATTGACCATCAGGCCAAGAATAAAATGACCCTGAACAACGTCTCTGTTGTCATGGCACCCAACATCTTCATGTTCAAAGGCCTTCGGTTCAAGGTTACAGAGCAACAGGAAATCTCCATGGCAGCCAGAACAGCCAACATCGTTCGGCTATTGATCAGATACCAGAATCTTTTGTGGACA ATCCCCAAGTTTATTATGAACCAAGTCAGGCAGCAAAACATGGAGAGTCAGcggaaacaaaataaagagagagCTGTGCGGAAACTGCTGAAGAAGATTACCACTGATAAACCGCCTGATAAAGCTCTCCCTGAG GAGAGTTCGCCGGGGGTTATTCGAGTCCACGCGCCCCAGTTGAGCAAAGTTTCTATGGTAGTTCAGCTTACAGAAGAGCTGCAGGCTGTTGATGTGCTAGCACGCTTCCTGAGCCAAGACAG TTCAGTGGCAGCGAAAAAAGAGGAGCTGTGTCTCTATGAGATTGGTGGAAACATCA AGGAGAGATGCTTAGATGGCGAAACCTACATGAAAGACCTCTTCCACCTGAACCCGACAGCGGAGTGGGTCATCAAAGCTACACAGCGATAG